One region of Streptomyces subrutilus genomic DNA includes:
- a CDS encoding DUF6262 family protein: MSGPGPTEAAIAARRQQTKDKLGRVEKAIAQLRRERGRLAVRAIAERAEVSATFLYENAEARALVQQAVVDSKSRHDRRTGEKHDRIEASWRERALNAESELTRTQEEVFAQRQRIGELMGQIRDFDQVAPGESLQALTTENTTLKRRVQQLTVEHRTLQERLEGARSNLRFANKRIADLEAELLEPPRL, translated from the coding sequence ATGTCTGGTCCCGGTCCGACTGAGGCAGCCATCGCTGCCCGACGTCAGCAGACGAAGGACAAGCTCGGCCGGGTCGAGAAGGCCATCGCACAGCTGCGGCGAGAACGTGGTCGGCTCGCAGTGCGGGCCATCGCTGAACGCGCGGAGGTCTCCGCCACGTTCCTCTATGAGAACGCGGAGGCCCGGGCTCTCGTTCAGCAGGCCGTCGTGGACAGCAAGAGCCGTCACGACCGGCGAACGGGTGAAAAGCATGACCGGATCGAGGCGTCCTGGAGGGAGCGAGCCCTCAACGCCGAGAGCGAGCTGACCCGCACCCAGGAGGAGGTGTTCGCCCAACGGCAGCGGATCGGCGAGCTCATGGGGCAGATCCGCGACTTCGACCAAGTGGCTCCAGGTGAGTCCCTCCAGGCACTCACCACGGAGAACACCACCCTCAAACGCCGGGTCCAGCAGCTGACGGTCGAGCACCGCACTCTTCAAGAACGCCTCGAGGGAGCCCGCTCCAACCTGCGATTTGCCAACAAGCGCATCGCCGACCTTGAGGCCGAACTCCTCGAACCTCCTCGACTTTAA
- a CDS encoding tyrosine-type recombinase/integrase, producing the protein MLTALMAAPSFDSAFREDVVRLGRDHPVYGWRCDVVECERPAEVTRGLCHDHNVQWRDARAAGARSRPQFVRTLQPLKSRTHRDGRVCMICPELPVWSSYGLCFLHAHRWHSYRGNLRSKGMEADFETWLAKAKPIAGFGRCQVGGCPYAAEHPLGLCLRHLEGYKRAGRPGGAELPANWSRWLADRGKHVTVSYADREAFHRWCDEAGLSRRVDGTLSLLGLRPLVKAEIQWAAFHHTQAPSEGARWTLLHIQHLTDHCRQARVDSLADLDLSGMKRFAASVARTMLEYLRVIYFSREDTREAGFIETDHFGVRFTQRNSHIDLNNVTQKWLRDLLWDQMAHRMITDPPRSRISVDNWRRGCAELSAFLEAQATDGGHDARALTGEHMLDFVADQRHRGEHGLPFLGIRATGSVSTPVPATATKDAVARIFNGARVVLRHALETGEFERIGLDRGFIIALPFGGARGRRRRPFPDEVARALANEANLERLETFDYEDRGLRDVWEALVLTGRRCGEVLNARLECISRLGGLPVFWHDQTKVGNLDEAIRIPERLFARIEERQAKTVVRFHERHGRPPTAQERRKIALFPRRAANREFLKGVGYGWFNTGFRSWLDTLDLGHWVPHQARHTLATNLIRSGANLVHVKRYLGQVSDAMAEHYVHLANTDPRLEEALNAVWVAGPGAADPGLVLSGSEPMTREQAQALVIDLTRRSTPAEGGFCTFQPVINGDACPWNLDCHNCDKFVLSGADLVYWHRKREQWRMIAEGAPTSETADYLHNLFEPTARAIAGLEKALAAVGLLDDALSLDLRRPQDYFGRVWATAFRAKELAQLEGPDDADFEEIE; encoded by the coding sequence TCGTGACGGCCGGGTCTGCATGATCTGTCCGGAGCTGCCCGTGTGGAGTTCCTACGGTCTGTGCTTCCTGCACGCGCATCGCTGGCACAGCTACCGAGGCAACCTCCGCAGCAAAGGCATGGAGGCTGACTTCGAGACCTGGCTGGCGAAGGCGAAGCCGATCGCCGGCTTCGGGCGGTGCCAGGTCGGGGGTTGCCCCTACGCGGCCGAGCATCCGCTGGGGCTGTGTTTGCGGCACCTGGAGGGCTACAAGCGGGCGGGGCGGCCTGGCGGCGCCGAGCTGCCGGCGAACTGGAGCCGGTGGCTGGCCGACCGGGGCAAGCATGTCACCGTCTCCTATGCCGACCGGGAGGCTTTCCATCGGTGGTGCGATGAAGCCGGCCTGAGTCGGCGGGTCGACGGGACGTTGTCGCTGCTGGGGTTGCGGCCGCTGGTCAAGGCCGAGATCCAGTGGGCCGCCTTCCACCACACCCAGGCTCCCAGTGAGGGCGCCCGGTGGACTCTGCTGCACATCCAGCACCTCACCGACCACTGCAGGCAGGCCAGGGTGGATTCCCTCGCCGACCTCGATCTGAGCGGGATGAAGCGCTTCGCCGCCAGCGTCGCCCGGACGATGCTGGAGTACTTGCGGGTCATCTACTTCTCTCGTGAGGACACCAGGGAGGCCGGCTTTATCGAGACGGACCACTTCGGGGTCCGATTCACGCAGCGCAACAGCCACATCGACCTGAACAACGTCACCCAGAAATGGCTGCGGGACCTGCTCTGGGACCAGATGGCCCACCGGATGATCACCGATCCGCCCCGCAGCCGGATCTCGGTCGACAACTGGCGCAGAGGATGCGCTGAGCTGTCGGCATTCCTCGAAGCCCAGGCTACGGACGGAGGCCACGACGCGAGAGCCCTGACCGGCGAGCACATGCTCGACTTCGTGGCTGACCAGCGTCATCGGGGCGAGCACGGACTGCCGTTCCTGGGCATCCGGGCCACTGGCAGCGTGAGCACTCCGGTCCCCGCGACCGCGACGAAGGACGCGGTCGCCCGGATCTTCAACGGCGCCCGGGTTGTGCTGCGGCATGCTCTGGAGACCGGGGAGTTCGAGCGGATCGGTCTTGACCGGGGGTTCATCATCGCCCTGCCCTTCGGCGGGGCCCGGGGCCGCAGGCGCAGGCCGTTCCCGGACGAAGTCGCCCGGGCACTCGCGAACGAGGCGAACCTAGAGCGGCTGGAGACCTTCGACTACGAGGACCGCGGTCTTCGCGACGTCTGGGAGGCTCTGGTCTTAACGGGCCGTCGCTGCGGTGAGGTCCTGAACGCGAGGCTGGAGTGCATCAGCCGTCTGGGTGGACTGCCGGTGTTCTGGCACGACCAGACCAAGGTGGGCAATCTCGACGAGGCGATCCGCATTCCCGAGCGGCTCTTCGCGCGGATCGAGGAACGGCAGGCCAAGACCGTCGTGCGATTCCACGAGCGGCACGGCCGTCCGCCGACCGCTCAGGAGCGGCGCAAGATCGCACTGTTCCCCCGGCGGGCGGCCAACCGGGAGTTCCTCAAAGGGGTCGGCTACGGCTGGTTCAACACCGGGTTCCGGAGCTGGCTCGACACGCTCGACCTCGGTCACTGGGTTCCGCACCAGGCCCGCCACACGCTGGCCACCAACCTGATCCGCAGCGGCGCGAACCTCGTGCACGTCAAGCGCTACCTGGGCCAGGTCTCCGACGCCATGGCCGAGCACTACGTCCATCTCGCCAACACCGACCCGCGGCTTGAGGAGGCACTGAACGCGGTCTGGGTCGCCGGCCCCGGTGCTGCGGACCCCGGGCTGGTCCTCTCCGGCAGCGAACCAATGACCCGCGAGCAGGCCCAAGCCCTGGTCATCGACCTGACGCGACGATCCACCCCGGCCGAGGGCGGGTTCTGCACCTTCCAGCCGGTCATCAACGGTGACGCCTGCCCCTGGAACCTGGACTGCCACAACTGCGACAAGTTCGTCCTCTCGGGCGCCGACCTCGTCTACTGGCACCGCAAGCGGGAGCAGTGGCGCATGATCGCCGAAGGCGCCCCCACCAGCGAGACCGCCGACTACCTGCATAACCTCTTCGAGCCCACCGCGCGAGCGATCGCCGGTCTGGAGAAGGCCCTGGCAGCCGTCGGGCTCCTCGACGACGCGCTCTCCCTCGACTTGCGCCGGCCGCAGGACTACTTCGGACGCGTCTGGGCCACCGCCTTCCGGGCCAAAGAACTTGCCCAGCTCGAAGGCCCCGACGACGCCGACTTCGAGGAGATCGAGTGA